TGTTTGACAGTGCTGACCCTTCCTGAGCAAGCCTACTCCAAAAGCTGCTGCAATGAAGTTGTATAGTGTGCTTCCATATACTTGAGGGACCTCTTTTCCCCTAAACAGGAACGATCTGCTTTTGGGGGGGATGGCTGGGGAACTGAGAGCTTTCTCCTTGAATatgcagagaggctgcagctCTAGCCTTGAGGGTGGACTACTGAAACTGTGAATAAGGAAGTAAgatgctttatatttttattctgtgcacTACTAGAATTACCCAGGTAGTCATGCCAAGACATACTTGCATAGATAAGGGGAAGCCTTTTCTTTGGCAGTCTTTCATGTGAGGGCTCAGTTCTCACAGTGACCTGGAGATGCAGAAATTGAATACCTGCACTGTCTCTTGGAAGCCTCATCTCTGCACTCAAGCCTCTACTCTGGCCAGCATTTCTCAAAGTCTGCCTTAATTCCTGTGCAACTTCAAGTGGGATTCTGAGATATGTAGACAGTCTAGCTGTTGGGTCAGTGCTTCAGCAGGTCACACAGTACTGAACACTTAGTgctaggaaaaacaaagcatttcattcCTGCCTGCCCACCCAGGTTCAAGAGGCAGAAACCTCTGTGCAgcatcagcttttcttcttttgttttgagcAACTTCTGTTTCATaagaacagggtttttttcctagaccTATTCCTACATCAAGAGTCTAGCATATTTAAGTGTAGTTGTGAAACctctaaagcaaaataaaggtACTTAACCCTGTCCTCTAGTTGAAAGTATGactgtcctcttcctcctgaCAGTGGTGGTATACAGTTCCTTCCTGGAGTATAACCCCAGGAGTACAGGCTACACCTGGTTACACTGAACTAACTTTTTGGCTCTGTATGTAGTCTGTCAGTATTGTTGGGGCTTATGCATGTGTCATGTTAGCACAGTGAAGAGGCTGGGCTGCTCTTCAAtgaaacagctgcagcagatgTGTCTCAGTGGGTATAATTCACACAAAGTTAACATTCAGGATGCTGTGCTGTGCTAGGAAAGTATAAAATGCATGGAAATGCAGTTCTAATCACTGGCTTTTTTTGAGCatttgcattaatttatttgatttgttACAATGTGAACTCCTCCTGAAGTCCAAACAGTCTCTCTTCTCaacctgtttaaaaaacattaactCAGTAGAAAGTATGCAGCAAGAACTACATTAATTGCTACCTAATGCACTTTAAGTTGAAGGCATTTTACCACACCCTGAATATTACACAATGCCTGCAGCTTGAACTTTAAGGGTTCAAGATGTGTATGGATGTGAGATTAAAAACTTGGTTAGACTAATACCAGACCATGACTAGTACTACTAATTGCAAAGTGTAACAAGCAGAGGAAGGCATGGTCTGTCATGTATGACAAGTAGTTTAACCACTGGTCTTaaaccttattttattttgaaaagggTTAAATTAAGCTTTTAGTAAAATCCAAACACTAGTATCTCCCTATGCAAGAAGCAAGCTTACTTCTTCGTGACCCTGCTCTGGGCACGGGGCCTGATGTAATAGTAATCTATCCTGCAGTACCATAGCTTTGTGCAAGAGTATTTGTACCTGTGTGCTTATGACCAGCTGGCGAGCCTTTCTTTGCAGACATTACATCATCTAGAGGGATGGCAACTGAGAAAACATTGGGTATGCATGGCTTCGCTGCAGTTTCCTCTGCAGAATTAGAATTGGGGCTTGCCATATCTGTTTTCTCATCAGCTGGCCTGGCAACTGGGACTGGAACTGTAGTGAATCTCTTCCTAGCACCTGCATCTTGCTGTGCAAAGACAGCATGGCTAGGAATAGGTTTCCAGTCCTGTATGTTCTGAATGTTAGAGCCCACTAAAATGAAAGGTGGAGCATctctcttcttgctttcttcttgtaTCACATAAATTGGAGCAGATGATATTTGTGACAGCTGACCACATTGTTGATCTCCCCCCCTAGAAAGACTGAAGGCTGCCTGGGAATAAGGAACACCAGCTCTAGCAGAAGAAAGGGATGGTGGTGATTTTTGACCTTGTCTCAAGTCAGTTAGGCAATAGAGGGTCCACACATTAGAACATAGTGGTAGCTGTCTTGCTTCACTTGATGCCATGGCTAcgaaaacaaaaataagagtgCTGGTGTCAGAAGCTGTGAATTCCAGTCATATTGTAAATCCTTATGTCTAAAACAAACATACCTACACTTGGTGAAAGCAAGCATGTTAGAGAAGAGAGCTGGGATAGCAAACACTGTTTAGTATGTGGCTGACAAACACCTGCAGCctataagaaataaaactcttTATGGTCAGAGCAGAGGCTCTTCTGGGTGGGTAAGCAATTTCTGAAACTGAAGTTTGTCAAACTCCCCtaaaagtttggggtttttcttttaaaaaaagagccaTGTTAATTTATAAATCTGCCTAAGCTCAGCTCTCCTCtacaaaatgctttgctgagACCTCACGGCTGTACTACTGCTCCTGGGGCCTGGGACATGGCTTAGATTCTGCAGTACCAGGGAGACTCAAGGCAGGGGAGCTCCACCCTGGAGGGTTTCTCCAGCTGGGCAAGGGAGGTGCTGGGCACATGTCACCACAGGGAAGAGATGCTGGCAAGGGCCTCACCAAGAAAGATAAGCACCAGCTCTCTGGCTGTTTGTGGAAACGATGACCTGTGCTCAGCCCACTCCGCCCAGCTGCAGAAACTCACCAAGCTCAAGACAGCACAGGCAaccaccaccattttttttctaaatggaaaacCTCCTACATCAGTGTTGGAATATGAGATCTTACAGGGGAGGAGAATCAAAACTAGGGCTCCAACCAGTCACCTCTCTTCAGCCACAGGGCACGTGTATTACATCTTAGGTCTCTGACACctgcttcagaaaatacagcttgGTTTGAGCAAGACCATTTGGCATCAGTGTGCACCTTCCCATCGCTCTTATCTGCATATTTGCACAGAGGAGTCCTGCCCAGAGATAGCCACATTTCTTGGAACAGACAGCAGAGAGATCTAACACACATGCACTGGGGCCAAGCAGATAGTGTCGGTACATAATTTCTTAAAAGTCATCTCTACCCTGCATTGCACTGACATAGGTGCTTTTCCATTTAATGACCACTGATGGAGCTGTAGACCTGGAAGCTGGAACAGGAAAATGACACAATGACCCAGACTTTCTTACCTGACAAGATATAAACTTGCTCAGCAGATTCCACTTGTGCTGTAGATTCCATTCTCTCCAGATGGCACACTAAATCATCAGCAGATGGACCTAAGGTTGTAGCACTTGAACCCTGGCCTGCATTTAATGGCTGCCCAATCTTTAACAGATAAGCTGTTTGGTCTACAAAAGGAAtgattattttctgtggaaactgCTCTACATAGGGTGGAACCTCTGCATCCATAATTGGCTCATCATCCCAACACAGTGATACAACCTCAGTGGTTGGGGTAACCTCAGCTTCACTGCAGGAAGGCACAGCCTGCAATGGATCTTTAGGAGcaggtgatggtggtggtgaaaGAGGTGATGGTGATGGTTCTTCCCACAAGGGGACCGAGGAAGCTTGATTGACATCATTTGTTGAGATATCAGCCTGGCTGTCTGAAGGACCTAGTTCTCTAGCTATGGAGCACTGACTCCACACTCCTCGTTGTGACCCAAGAGCCTCTACAGAAGCCTCAGCTGCTGGGACAGCAGAAGCGTCTTCAGCAGCACCTTCTACTGGTGTAAATTCATCCTCTGAGGTCTGAGAGTCTTCGTAAAGAGTCTGCACACTGGTTGCCACATCCCTCACAGAATAAAGAGAATCACTGTTACCTAGCACATGGGCAGCAAGCTGTGCAGGTTCAGCAGGAACATACACCAGTTCAGGTCCCTCAGGGGATGAAGCTCCATCAGAGCTTCCAGGGGggaatttgctttctgcaatgGAACTGGTAGTTGATGGGTGTTGAGCTAGTTTGGAGCTATACTGAATATCAGGTTCTTCAAGGAGCTGGTCTTCCTCTGTGTCAGTACACTTGTCACTTTGCTTGGGCTCCCCAGAAAACAAAGTATCTGTGTACTCCAATGTCTTCTCTTCCAGTCCTTCATTCCCGTATTCTGCAAGGTAAAAAGCACATAATGGCAATACATGAGCACCTGTTGCCATTTAAGTAAACTTAAGAGTGATTTCAGCATCAACTCAATTAGATGCCTGTAGCACATCTATGAGGCTTCCTGGGTTGCAGAGATCAAATAATTCAAGGAGAGGGTTTGCTGCTTGCCTATCAATAAGGAGAAAGACAATTCAGAAAGCAGTGGTACCACTTCAAAATCTAGGAAGCCTTACCTGCATTCATGATCCTGCAGTGATGGCTACATTCTTATCTACTGCCACAAACATTGCTACACTTACTCTTAAAAGATTAAACCTTTTATACTAAGCACATCAGATAAGCCAGCTAGAAGACCTCCTCTTTGCAACACCTCAGAACTCTTTGGATCCTTACAAGTTATTTTAGATGCAGCGATGGTGACATTTTAGCTTCCTCAAGAATCTTGATTAGTTGAACTGACAGGCATCCAAATGAAGAACAGGGTAAGCCATGAACAAATTTTAGACAGGGAGTGAAAAATGGCTTCTAGATTAGTTATCAAGGGAGGAACACAAGAGAGTACTCATGGGATCAAACCAGTGTTCTATCACATGGTTAATAAAACCCTcagcattggaaaaaaaaccccaaactgagAGGAGTGGTTTCTACCATGATTAGCAAGCATTGGACAGTATGTAAAACCAGCACAGTAGCAGAGAAGGTGAGTCTCTAATACATCATCACAGCTCAGTGCTGAGCTGTTTTCTGAAGTCATGACTGGATGAGATCAGAAATTATGAGAGAAATGTAACTGAAAGGATGACAGAGCTAAATCCTCtctgaaaaaacattattttgagTGCCATCCCAAGCCAACACAGCCCCATTTATAATCCAATGTCCGTCTCGGGtgccacagaaaagaaaggctcCCTTGCAGCTACACAAACGAGCTAGCTACCTCCTGGTGCACAACCGGTCCCAAAACCCATGCTGGCACTGTGGGTGGGAGACTCCAGAGGAAACCTTGCTTGAGCCTGCTAAGGAATTCCTCTCTAATCATCCCCTTTCATAACACAGTTATGTGACCACATAGTAGGGGATGGacaacacagaaagaaagggaCTAAGTGGTCTATAAGGAAAAAGGTGCAAGGCAGACCTGTTCTGGAGCTTGGTGAACATGCAGGGGTCCGTTCACAAATCGCATAAGAAGCAAACCACTGACAGGCATTCAGACAGAAAATTTCTGCATTGTGCAGCCACTGTCCATCATATTcaaaaagtcatggcagtcaggcaaagtccccagtgactggagaaaagggaatgctgcacccatttttaaaaaaggtagtAAGGAGGACTCTGGGTATTACcgaccagtcagcctcacctccatGCCCAGTAAGATCATGGTACAGATCCTCCCAAAGATACATTGAAacatatggaagacagggagggtCTTCCCTGTCATATaaagacagccaacatggcttcaccaagggcaaatcgtgcctgactaatctagtggccttctacaatggagGAATAGCATCAGTGGACAcaggaagagctatggatgCCACCTACCTAGACCTCTGTAAGGCCCTGGATACAGTCTCACACAACATTCTGGCCACTAAATTGGAGAAAgatgggtttgatggatggactatttGATGGATAAcaaattggctggatggccatgTCCGAAGAGTTAGTCAACAGCTCAACGTCCAAGTGGAAACCACTAGTGAGTGGTATACCTCAAGGGTCCttactgggaccaatactatttaatatcttcatcaatgacagagtgggattgagtgcaccctcagcaagtctgcggatgacaccaagctgagtggtgcagtcaATatgctagagggaagggatgccatccagagggaccttgacagactagaggagtgggcccatgccTCATGAAGTTAACAAGGCCAAATGCagggtcctgcacatgggtcagggcaatccccaatatcaatacagactggagGAGGAACAaattgagagcagctctgcggAAAAGaacttgggggtactggtggatgaaaagctggatgtgagccagcaatgtgtgctcacagcccagaaggccaaccgtgtcctgggctgcatcaaaagaagtgcGGCCAGCAGGGCAAGAGAGGTGATTCTGTTCCTCTGCTCCACGCTGGTGAGagcccacctgcagtactgcgtccagctctggagccctcacCACAGGAAAGAcgtggagctgttggagcgggtccagaggagggccacgaaaatgatcagagggctggaacacctctcctatgaggacaggctgagagagttggggttgttcagcctggagaagagaaggctccagagagaccttactgtggcctttcagtacttaaagggggcttataagaaagatggcGACAGATGTTTTGCCAAGGCCTGCattgacaggacaaggggcaacagttttaaactgacagAGGATAGACTGAGATTAGttatcacaattttttttttttttttttttttttttaacaatgagggtggtgaggcactggaacaggttgcccagagaggtagtggatgccccatccctggaaacattcaaggtcaggttggacagggctttgaacagcctgatctagtgaaagacatccctgcccatggcagggggcttggactagatgatctttgaggccccttccaacccaaaccattctatgattccatgattaTGCAAAACTTGCTGTGTGACATCATTAATGCAACATTTGCAAATGCATCAAAATTCAGCCTTCGGTGATACTTTAAGTTGCACTGCAATATCCACCAGGTATTTTCacaagaagaaaactgcttCAAGTGCTGCAATCAGTTGTGGCTGGCTTTTTTAGAGGAGATCCTAAGCTAGGAATAAAATAGTAGCACTTTCTGTTCATAGCTGGAGCTTCTCTTCGTTGCTGTAATTACCTTAGTGTATAGCGCTCAATCTATAGACCAAGGCTGTCTCAAGTGCTGGCTAGTTCCAGGGTTACACGGAACCCAGCTTAGGTCGTCCTTTTGAATAAAGGGGATATTTGAAGCTGCTGACACTTATGGTAACCAGACGATAGAGACCCAAACCAGTGGGACAGATACAAACAGACTGTGGGCTAGACAATGCACCCATATCACTGCTCCCACACAACTTTCATGTGGCACCACAGATTCCAGCCCTTACAGCCAAACCCAGGGAGCAGATGAAAGCTCCCAGCACTTCCATGGaattaattaatcttttcataaacaaagagatacaatatttatttgtaaaaaatagATAAGGGTAAAGTCGCTATCTGCTTAGGGGGTGATAAATCACACTGCAgtatcttaaaattaaaatgaccaAGAGCATCCAGGCTCTTGTCTATACTCAAGGAGAAAGTACAGCATCCCAGGGGACTAATTCTTCCCACATTAAACAGAAGCAAGTGCTTTCTGAAGGTGCCTCTTCAACAGCTCAGAGCCTATGTACCTCTTTCACGTGACTAGATATGGACCAGATACAGTCCACGATAAGTGAAAACTACTTGCATCCATTCAGGTTGGAACATTGTCTCAAAATAtcttaaaagaacaaacagcaaCTATCTTACCGCTAATGAACTCAAACTTTTCAACCAGTTCTGTTATATCCAGATTTGGATTccctgaaaacagaagcagaaattaagCTGGAGTAGGATAGCACTCCCAAATAGCTCAGCTCTTCAGATGAAGCGCTGGTAGGAACAAACCTTTTCGAAAGGCGACGAGGTCTTGGAAATAGAGAGCGAAAAACTCAGCAATGTCATCCGGGTTGTTTTCCACGACAGCCCGGCTCACTCCCTCAAGCAGCGTCTTGAGGCCATGTGGAACCACCAGCCTGATCTTTGAAGACTGCATTTTCGCCCACTCAAGTCAGCTTACGGTTTCTCATCTGTACAAACAGAACCCCTCAGCTGATCATCCACCCTGCCCCAGTGTGAAGTGTCTAACACCAATGGCATGCCATGCCATCAATaaccctcctcctccaccccttCCCAAACACTCCTTTAACCTAAAGGGGGTATTTACCATTTGCAGTGACCAAATCCTTTATTTCCCCTCTGCACCTTTAGGCAGAAGGCACGGTCAGGGGTGCCAGCCAACTAGGGAACAACGATGTGAATTCAAACCCATGACATGAATTCCCTTTTTCAAAGATAAAACCCACCAAAGCACCCCCCAATGAGCCACAAAAACCATTCGTGTTCAAGCAAAGAGTTTACAAGACACTTCTTCCACACTTCTCCTCCTTCATCCCCTCCAGCACTTGCTCCCTCCTGGGCCTGGCCTCACAAGGGCCACCACACCCAGCCGGGAGGGTGTGATGTCACAGTGCCCATGCGTCATCGGCGCAGCAGTGCTGAGGTTTGCAGCAGTCAGCGGCTGCACTCCGGCTCTGCAGCGTTACTGTTTCTTGGTcgaaaaggatttaaaaaaaaaaaaaaaaaaaaggagtgggaGGCGAAATACACGATTCAGATTTACAGTTGGGCAGCCAGGTGATGCTGCAGCTCATCAGCAAGGGCTTTCCTCCTGCAATAAACACCTTGATTCTCATTGTCGCACAAGAACCGGTGCATTTAATGGACATGACTGTTTGAGCACAACTCTATAGCCCTTTTAATAACGTAATTTAAGACCAAAGTACAGTGTCATGGCTGCTGACGCTCAGGACAAGCAGCATAAAGGCTGCAAGGGTGAGGCCAAGCACCTATGGGTGCTGCCCACCACATGGCGTGGGGAAAGCGAGCACCCACAGCACTCACACCCTGTGAGCCGctgccttttctcccttcccgTGCTACTGTGAAACCCATtcctgctttgtgctgctgacTTGCCTTCAAGCACGTAACCGGCTGAACCCACAGTGCAGGCAGAACTCCTCTGAGAATTGTTTTGCCTTTGCTAAAACATCGTTTTTCCTTACCAGAAACAGGCAGCCAAACCAGAGACGTTTCTTCCTGGCACAGCAAGAGCGTAACTTTGTGCTCAGTCTCAGGTTATAATGACTTCGCAAGATCCAACACTGCAACctgtggaaagcagaaaggctgCAGCCGCATCCTTCCCACCCCTTTGCCAGCTGTGGTACAACGCGTGGGTGCACAGACCCATCCCCCGGTTCACAGCCTGGCCTTTTAAGACAGGTGAGACACAACACTCAAGGGATTTAAACCAACGTAACAGACTGCAAAATATAGCACCTGAGAAGCAATGTTCTGTGGTGACCTCTGGCAGGAGCTCAGAGCAAACAGCTGGGGACTGCAACCTCTTCAGCCACAGCAGCTACACCCAAAGAGGAACCAGATTATTCCTTAATACAGCTCCATTCATACTGCAGAACCTTATGATTGCAAGGGCAAAACTTGAAAGAAACCTCAACAGCCCCAGGAATAGCGTTTGCTTTCCAGTACCCATTTTCAGTGGATACACACAAGATCGTTTTCTGTTCCAATAAAACAACCACAGAAAAAGTAACTGTACAGTGCCATATTTTCAAGGTTACCACTAACTGGGTTCCTGAGGACCATGAAGGCAAGATGATCATGGGGGAAGCCATGATCAGGAGTCTGCTGTGGGATAAAAACTTTTATCCGCCAACAACGCTACAAATCAGCCTTCATCAAAGTTGGAAAACCATCATCTACATACCTGTGTTATCCCTCAAGCGTGAGGTcatttacccggtgtgcaagacgccaatatacacacagggcagaggtattttatttcacgTCTGCACAGAGGTGcgtgctaggtggtagctccacaaagctagtACAAAGTTCAGTCATACAGGTAcggtatttatacagtctagttatgcatatgcataagtaattacacaaagcggttttctattggtctacatttcttatttcaacttaaagctactgTGCTACTTTAATGTTCTGCGCATGCTCAAAGGCGAAGGGTCTCTGCTcgggccagggtctccagcttgaggggtgtgacttttGGTATTaataatgaggatagttcacgtgagggtgcttcttatcacgtttctactagttgtttcagatggttcccaaaacatcttaattagcttacctatttctccaggatgtgctttactcccaaggacagtaattcttatTTAGatgttccagtctgaatcccccttatcaactttacataagccctggccttccaccagctcctgttagactacacctGCTCTTGCATTCCTGGATGTTTGCATCTACAAAAACCTGAGGGGAAtcccagcagcactgaagaTTTAAGGCTCAAGTGTCATTGCTGCTAAAGCATTTAGACTATCTACAAGAGCTTCCTTTAATAAGGTAAGTAACATTATATTCATAATAGTTCATTCAAAATTAACAGAATATTGTATCACTTTCAAGTTAGTTCACTGGAAAGTATGTTAATGGTAAACTCACCACAAAATGCTTCTTCCATAGAAGAATCCTTAGAAAGAAATTTCTCATTAAGAAAACTTCTCACAATAGCTTATCAGTCCTGGAGAGTGACAAAACAGACCACgctattaaaaagttaaatatgaaTATGCTATGACTTATGAAATTAGGAACAATAGCTTTTCTAGAGAAAGAATACGACGTACTTCAATAATATATATAAGGACTAGAAAACATATCATTTCTGAAGTCAGGATAGTAATCTGAAGTCTAGATTTCTGTATGGAGAACATATGGAATCAACAAGACTTCATGAAGGCATTAAACATACCTGTGTGCAAAGGCAGTCATGTGGTTACTTTGAAACCATCCTCAATGAATATAGATCAGAAGATAACTTCtaaatttgcttcttttgaaaGCTTCCAAAATTCTAGGTCTGCAAAGCTCTGCACAGTAAAAGCTTCAAATATGTTTAAGTACAGATGTCATAACCACAGAAAAACTTATCAGAGGTAACCAAACAGAAGCATAAACctccttaaatatttaaaaaggcTTCAGCCACTAACATAAAAGAACATCTGTCTGAAACTTAAGAAGAgcatataggaaaaaaatgtctggaAGCTAATTCACTGGGCTGGAACTTGAATGCCGTTTTTGGAAACCATCTAGAGTAAATCCATCACACGAAGTGTACCACCTACTCTACTAAAACATGTGTCCCTTTGGCCCCAAACTGAAGAGCCTGTCAGCCTAAGAGCAGTTTGCCCAACTGAAGGTAATTACCTTGTCCTACCATCCTTTGCCCCATCTGCAGAAGTAGCAGCTTCCAGACAATGTTAAAGCCTTAGAAGATAGAGATTGGACAGAAGTTCAGCAAATCGAGGTCCCAGATAAGccttatttttctgccaaaaaaaggaTCAGGTCATTCATTAATTCTTCATTAGATAGTTCACAACTGGTTAATGAATCACACTGGCTGGGGGCATGTGGGGTGTGTtcagttttactttgtttttttaacttgcaatCTCTTTCAAAGCTTCAGCTAAATAGGCAGGAGAAGAggacttgcatttttttgcaaGCACCATCTTTGTGTTTCAACCTGCCAGAGACTTCAGTAGAATTCTAAGTGGGGGTTTGCATTCATATACAAAAATCTCCATGAAAACCTTCCCGCTTTTCCTACCAAAGGTacaatacacacacataaagacaccttaaataaaaacagtatcTCTGACtctctccatcttccccttTGTCGGGGCCTTTGCTGTAAGAGGGGAGAAGTGTATGTCCCAGGAATACAATTACCTTCTtttcaatacagaaaacatattGATGTTAGTGAAAGGCTGGGAGGTGTTTGTTACATAAATGGTTTTGCTCAGCAAAGTCTGAcaacctctctctccctcccatcccctctcAAATATTCAACTcaaacaagttttttttttccccttaaccTCTTCACCTGGGAGCCTTTCTGGGCATCTCCTATAGGTAAGCACAGCTTGTcaaaaaaatgactgaaaaacaCTGAGGACCAGCCAGTCCTGCTGAGCTCAGATTACTTGATCAAACTGAATATTGGAACACCATCTTGGAAGAAGTCATATCAAAagataaacagcatttttgaaaaagcagcaacGAAAAAAATAGGGGTAAGAGTAAGACAACTGAACACGAACTCCCCATGGCTAAAACACACTGATTAAAACACAGCGGCTAAATAAGTCACGAAAATCTTGGGTAATTAAGCAAAGAGGTTCTGAGCAGAAGCAGGAAGGCAATACATAACTGCAATATGCACCTACCCTCTTAGCCTATGCTGGGTCCAGTTTTGGAGCCTGAACttacgtttaaaaaaaaaatatatggtgAAAAATAGAAGTAGTTCAGTATTTAACTCTAGAAAGCCTTCCTCACGTTGACTTTCTTACTGTCTCGTTTATATTTTGCTCATGCAAAAGAAGAGTAAGAGGTGACCCGAACATTCTTTATAATGCCTACACTGAGACATAGCAAAGAACACAGCATCTggtacagcagaagaaaatacaatgacATGCAGTGTCCAGAAACCAAAGCTAGAGACCTCTAGGTTTAGAATAGTAGAGGGACTGGATCCTTTCAGGTGCTGTCCTTCTGCAGCAGTTCACCACACTGACCTTCTGCACCTCATTTGCTGGTGCATGGTTCCTTCTGCAAGCACTCTGGAGATATATGCCATgccagcaacaaaaaaaccctacaaagATGGGAGGGATACTAAACAGTACAATATGTAACTGTAATTCAATCAAGGGAAACAACCTTGAGTATATACGTGTTGGGGGTA
Above is a genomic segment from Ciconia boyciana chromosome 2, ASM3463844v1, whole genome shotgun sequence containing:
- the CABYR gene encoding calcium-binding tyrosine phosphorylation-regulated protein; the protein is MQSSKIRLVVPHGLKTLLEGVSRAVVENNPDDIAEFFALYFQDLVAFRKGNPNLDITELVEKFEFISEYGNEGLEEKTLEYTDTLFSGEPKQSDKCTDTEEDQLLEEPDIQYSSKLAQHPSTTSSIAESKFPPGSSDGASSPEGPELVYVPAEPAQLAAHVLGNSDSLYSVRDVATSVQTLYEDSQTSEDEFTPVEGAAEDASAVPAAEASVEALGSQRGVWSQCSIARELGPSDSQADISTNDVNQASSVPLWEEPSPSPLSPPPSPAPKDPLQAVPSCSEAEVTPTTEVVSLCWDDEPIMDAEVPPYVEQFPQKIIIPFVDQTAYLLKIGQPLNAGQGSSATTLGPSADDLVCHLERMESTAQVESAEQVYILSAMASSEARQLPLCSNVWTLYCLTDLRQGQKSPPSLSSARAGVPYSQAAFSLSRGGDQQCGQLSQISSAPIYVIQEESKKRDAPPFILVGSNIQNIQDWKPIPSHAVFAQQDAGARKRFTTVPVPVARPADEKTDMASPNSNSAEETAAKPCIPNVFSVAIPLDDVMSAKKGSPAGHKHTGTNTLAQSYGTAG